Proteins encoded within one genomic window of Amycolatopsis nigrescens CSC17Ta-90:
- a CDS encoding AsnC family transcriptional regulator encodes MHELDDADLDLVAALQLAPRAPLNVVGDVLGSSASTVGRRMQRLQQRRLLRVISTVHWSLIMTGNPYLVWLNCRPEQTAAVAAAVRRVPEAQSILITAGDADVFCTLYPLPGTDVRRLLTETLPGIPGIESLRSHLVLRTERQAVAWHLDRLTGEQAAALREHVDTAAPAEVLGPLNDAEFGTLRLLFDDGRISAAQVARELDVSRSTAYRLIQSLLESGAARPRVEIEPAVLGFPITALCTLAVQPQHVPAALTALGRHRSGRLTVMATGPASILHHGTFRDEEDLARFVTEDIGALPGVTGCTTSTALGVLRRQWIDREDDVLLGPRGHDILARGRPR; translated from the coding sequence GTGCATGAACTGGACGACGCGGACCTCGATCTGGTCGCCGCCCTGCAGCTCGCCCCCCGTGCGCCGCTGAACGTGGTCGGCGACGTGCTGGGCAGTTCGGCCAGCACGGTCGGCAGGCGCATGCAGCGGCTGCAGCAGCGCAGGCTGCTGCGGGTCATCTCCACGGTGCACTGGTCGCTGATCATGACCGGCAACCCGTACCTGGTGTGGCTCAACTGCCGGCCGGAGCAGACCGCGGCGGTCGCCGCCGCCGTCCGCCGGGTGCCCGAGGCGCAGTCCATCCTGATCACCGCGGGCGACGCGGACGTCTTCTGCACCCTCTACCCGCTGCCCGGCACGGACGTGCGCCGCCTGCTGACCGAGACGCTGCCCGGCATCCCCGGGATCGAGTCGCTGCGCTCGCACCTGGTGCTGCGCACCGAACGCCAGGCCGTCGCCTGGCACCTCGACCGGCTCACCGGCGAGCAGGCCGCCGCACTGCGCGAGCACGTGGACACCGCCGCGCCGGCGGAGGTGCTCGGCCCGTTGAACGACGCCGAGTTCGGCACGCTGCGGCTGCTCTTCGACGACGGCCGGATCTCCGCCGCGCAGGTCGCCCGCGAGCTCGACGTCAGCAGGTCCACCGCCTACCGGCTCATCCAGTCGCTGCTGGAAAGCGGCGCCGCCAGGCCGAGAGTGGAGATCGAGCCCGCCGTTCTCGGCTTCCCGATCACCGCGCTCTGCACGCTCGCCGTCCAGCCGCAGCACGTCCCGGCCGCGCTCACCGCGCTGGGCAGGCACCGGTCAGGACGGCTCACGGTGATGGCGACCGGACCGGCGTCGATCCTGCATCACGGCACTTTTCGCGACGAAGAGGACCTGGCCCGGTTCGTCACCGAGGACATCGGCGCGCTGCCGGGGGTCACCGGGTGCACCACGTCGACCGCGCTCGGCGTGCTGCGGCGGCAGTGGATCGACCGCGAGGACGACGTCCTGCTCGGCCCGCGCGGCCACGACATCCTGGCCAGGGGACGGCCGAGGTAG